The Nitrosomonas cryotolerans ATCC 49181 genome includes a window with the following:
- a CDS encoding LysR family transcriptional regulator: protein MQDLNLFMIFARVVEAGSFSEAARRLNVSRSAVSKAVAKLEKYFGARLLNRSTRHLSLTEAGAALAEHSMRILEEVEQAEQVIGSLQVEPRGLLKVSASVAFGTLHVAPALADFLARYPEIRIDLTITDRPVDLVEGGYDVLICVTGEPDLNLVARKLAPVRRQLCATFQYFQQHGIPQTPEDLVKHNCLDYTLSGEQGYWRFTGPEGEIAVPVSGTLRINDDDALAEAVLGGLGIALLPTFRVGKDLQNGKLQAVLSEYIPVERYVYACYLPSRHLPAKVRSFIDFLATRIGSIPYWDRSVEVSE, encoded by the coding sequence ATGCAAGATCTTAATCTTTTCATGATTTTTGCACGAGTTGTGGAAGCAGGTAGTTTTTCAGAGGCCGCACGGCGATTAAATGTTTCTCGTTCAGCTGTTAGTAAAGCTGTTGCTAAGCTCGAGAAGTATTTTGGCGCCCGCTTACTCAATCGGAGCACTCGACATTTGAGCTTGACCGAAGCAGGCGCTGCGCTTGCCGAGCATTCTATGCGTATTTTGGAAGAGGTTGAGCAGGCTGAACAAGTAATCGGTAGCTTGCAAGTCGAGCCACGTGGACTATTAAAAGTAAGCGCATCAGTTGCGTTTGGCACATTGCATGTTGCTCCAGCGCTTGCTGATTTTCTCGCACGTTACCCTGAGATTAGGATTGATTTGACCATTACGGATCGCCCGGTCGATTTAGTAGAAGGGGGATATGATGTGCTGATTTGTGTGACAGGTGAGCCGGATCTTAATCTGGTAGCTCGCAAGCTTGCGCCGGTACGTCGCCAGCTATGTGCTACATTTCAATACTTTCAGCAACATGGCATTCCACAAACACCAGAAGACTTGGTAAAGCATAATTGCTTGGATTATACGCTCTCAGGTGAGCAGGGCTACTGGCGTTTTACCGGACCGGAGGGGGAAATTGCCGTTCCGGTATCAGGAACATTGCGGATTAACGATGACGATGCGCTTGCCGAGGCAGTTCTTGGTGGATTAGGTATCGCATTGCTGCCGACCTTCAGAGTTGGTAAAGATTTGCAAAATGGAAAGCTACAGGCTGTACTCTCTGAATATATACCGGTAGAGCGCTATGTTTACGCTTGTTATTTGCCAAGCCGGCATTTGCCTGCCAAGGTACGTTCTTTTATTGATTTTCTTGCAACGCGTATTGGATCAATTCCTTATTGGGACCGATCCGTCGAAGTGAGCGAATAA
- a CDS encoding porin, which yields MKSLGIRFGGWSEIGFTGNVDDPRGGKNGAVTFNDGANEFNLHQAYGFIEHELDIQGDSWDIGFRADLLYGTDARFSSATNFDTNVLDTDKRRQLVFPQAYVDIYMPIGNGVVAKIGHFYTIIGYEVVPAPDNFFFSHAYAMQYGEPFTHTGAMLSYAIDDNIVITGGVVTGWDANFKQPANFLGGVTYTTDDERTSLAASLITGDVETNGLNNDHNRTMYSIVLNHDLTDNLHYVLQHDMGIEEKTSLAHSAKWYGLNQYLLYDILHNLGAGLRMEWFRDEDGTRVNGVGDHFIGVTGGLNYTPISWLTIRPEIRYDRSVNNQTFNDGKDDDQILLSISGIFRF from the coding sequence ATGAAATCTCTGGGCATCAGATTTGGTGGTTGGAGTGAAATTGGATTCACTGGTAATGTAGATGATCCGAGAGGAGGTAAAAATGGTGCCGTCACCTTTAATGATGGCGCCAATGAATTCAATTTACATCAAGCATATGGATTCATTGAACATGAATTAGATATACAAGGGGATAGTTGGGATATCGGCTTCCGAGCAGATCTATTATATGGGACTGATGCTCGTTTCTCTTCCGCAACTAATTTTGATACTAATGTTCTTGATACAGATAAGCGACGTCAGCTAGTATTTCCACAAGCTTATGTGGATATTTACATGCCGATAGGGAATGGAGTTGTGGCAAAAATTGGTCATTTTTATACCATTATCGGCTATGAGGTCGTTCCGGCACCGGATAATTTCTTTTTCTCGCACGCCTACGCAATGCAATATGGCGAACCATTTACTCATACGGGTGCCATGTTATCCTACGCGATTGATGATAATATCGTTATCACAGGCGGGGTAGTGACGGGTTGGGATGCAAATTTTAAACAACCCGCTAATTTCCTGGGAGGAGTGACTTATACTACAGATGATGAGCGGACTTCTTTAGCAGCTTCTCTGATTACTGGTGACGTTGAAACAAATGGTTTGAATAATGACCATAATCGGACCATGTATAGTATTGTGCTTAATCATGATTTAACTGATAACCTTCACTATGTATTGCAGCATGACATGGGTATCGAAGAGAAAACATCCTTGGCTCATTCAGCCAAATGGTATGGACTAAATCAGTATTTATTGTATGATATTTTGCATAATTTGGGAGCCGGACTGCGTATGGAGTGGTTCCGTGATGAGGATGGAACCAGAGTTAATGGTGTGGGTGATCACTTTATTGGCGTCACGGGTGGTCTGAACTATACACCGATATCTTGGCTGACTATACGCCCAGAAATCAGATATGATCGATCCGTTAATAACCAAACGTTTAATGATGGCAAGGACGATGATCAGATTCTCTTATCAATAAGCGGTATTTTTCGTTTCTAA